From Eptesicus fuscus isolate TK198812 chromosome 13, DD_ASM_mEF_20220401, whole genome shotgun sequence, the proteins below share one genomic window:
- the LOC103302315 gene encoding olfactory receptor 1030-like isoform X1 produces MSRRNYTEVTEFILLGLTSRPGLQVAFFVLFLMVYIVTVIGNVGMIVLIKIDSRLHTPMYFFLSSLSVLDLCFSTNVTPKMLENFLSEKKTISYAGCLVQCYIVIAVVLTEHCMLAVMAYDRYMAICNPLLYSSRMSKSVCVRLVIVPYVYGFLLSVMETLRTYNLHFCGANEINHFYCADPPLIKLACSDTYSKELSMYIVAGYSNVQSLLIILTSYMFILVAILRSRSAEGRKKAFSTCGSHLTVVTIFYGTLFCMHLRRPTEESVEQGKMVAVFYTTVIPMLNPMIYGLRNKDVKEALRKAVWRQKLGK; encoded by the coding sequence ATGTCCAGAAGAAACTACACTGAAGTGACAGAATTTATTCTCTTGGGCCTAACAAGTCGTCCAGGGTTGCAAGTTGCTTTTTTTGTGCTGTTCCTCATGGTCTACATAGTCACTGTGATAGGAAATGTGGGCATGATTGTTTTAATCAAAATTGATTCTCGACTCCACActcccatgtacttcttcctctcaaGTCTGTCTGTTCTAGATCTGTGTTTCTCCACAAATGTCACCCCCAAAATGCTAGAAAATTTCTTATCAGAGAAGAAGACCATCTCATATGCAGGCTGCTTGGTGCAGTGCTATATCGTCATTGCTGTGGTCCTCACAGAGCACTGCATGTTGGCTGTCATGGCATATGACCGCTACATGGCTATCTGTAATCCACTGCTCTACAGTAGCAGGATGTCCAAGAGTGTCTGTGTCCGCCTGGTCATTGTTCCTTATGTCTATGGCTTCCTCCTTAGTGTGATGGAGACCTTGAGGACCTACAACCTCCATTTCTGTGGCGCTAATGAAATTAATCATTTCTACTGTGCTGATCCTCCTCTTATCAAGCTAGCATGTTCTGACACCTACAGCAAAGAGCTATCGATGTACATAGTCGCTGGCTACAGCAACGTCCAGTCCCTCCTGATCATTCTCACATCCTACATGTTCATCCTGGTCGCCATCCTTCGAAGCCGCTCtgcagaaggaagaaagaaagcttTCTCCACATGTGGCTCCCACCTGACAGTGGTCACAATCTTCTATGGAACCCTCTTCTGCATGCATTTGAGACGTCCCACAGAGGAGTCCGTGGAGCAGGGCAAAATGGTGGCTGTGTTTTACACCACAGTGATCCCCATGCTGAACCCCATGATCTATGGCCTCAGGAACAAGGATGTGAAAGAGGCATTGAGAAAAGCAGTCTGGAGACAAAAATTGGGGAAATAA
- the LOC103302316 gene encoding LOW QUALITY PROTEIN: olfactory receptor 5M8-like (The sequence of the model RefSeq protein was modified relative to this genomic sequence to represent the inferred CDS: substituted 2 bases at 2 genomic stop codons) has protein sequence MRRNFTSVTEFILLGLTNHLELQILFFLLFLVIYMVTMAGNLVMIVLIQVNARLYTPMYFFLSHLSFVDLCFSSNITPKMLVLFLSEKKTISYTACLVQCYLYIALVHVQLYILAVMAFDRYMAICNPLLYGVKMSKSVCVTLIMVPYVYGALTGLMETMXTYRLVFCGPNEINRFYCADPPLLKLACSDTKIKETSMLVCAGSNVTFSLLIILVSXLYIFSAILRMRSTEGRCKAFFPCGSHLTAVTVFNVTLFIMYFRPHSKESVEQGKKVAVFYTTVIPMLNPMIYSLRNKDVKEALTKELFREKLFP, from the exons ATGAGAAGAAACTTCACCTCAGTGACTGAGTTTATTCTCCTTGGACTGACCAATCACCTGGAATTGCAGATTCTCTTCTTCTTGCTGTTTCTGGTCATTTACATGGTCACCATGGCAGGGAATCTGGTGATGATTGTACTCATCCAGGTCAATGCCAGGCTCTACACGCCCATGTACTTTTTCCTGAGCCACTTATCCTTTGTGGATCTGTGCTTCTCTTCCAACATAACCCCGAAGATGCTGGTGCTTTTCTTGTCAGAGAAGAAAACCATTTCCTACACTGCTTGTCTGGTGCAGTGTTACCTTTATATTGCTTTGGTTCATGTGCAGCTCTATATTCTGGCTGTGATGGCCTTTGATCGATACATGGCCATCTGCAACCCTCTGCTTTATGGCGTCAAAATGTCCAAGAGTGTGTGCGTGACCCTCATCATGGTGCCTTATGTGTATGGAGCGCTCACTGGGCTGATGGAGACCATGTAGACCTACAGATTAGTCTTCTGTGGCCCCAATGAAATTAATCGCTTCTACTGTGCTGACCCACCACTGCTTAAACTGGCTTGTTCTGACACCAAGATAAAAGAAACGTCAATGTTGGTTTGTGCTGGAAGTAACGTTACCTTTTCTCTCCTCATCATCCTGGTTTCTtagctttatattttttctgCTATCTTGAGGATGCGTTCCACAGAAGGCAGGTGCAAAGCTTTCTTTCCCTGTGGCTCCCATCTGACAGCTGTCACCGTATTCAATGTAACTCTCTTCATCATGTATTTTAGACCCCACTCAAAGGAATCTGTGGAACAGGGGAAAAAAGTTGCTGTATTTTATACCACAGTAATTCCCATGTTGAACCCCATGATTTATAGCCTTAGAAAT aaagatgtgaaagaAGCATTAACCAAAGAGCTGTTCAGGGAAAAATTATTTCCCTAA
- the LOC103302315 gene encoding olfactory receptor 1030-like isoform X2, protein MSRRNYTEVTEFILLGLTSRPGLQVAFFVLFLMVYIVTVIGNVGMIVLIKIDSRLHTPMYFFLSSLSVLDLCFSTNVTPKMLENFLSEKKTISYAGCLVQCYIVIAVVLTEHCMLAVMAYDRYMAICNPLLYSSRMSKSVCVRLVIVPYVYGFLLSVMETLRTYNLHFCGANEINHFYCADPPLIKLACSDTYSKELSMYIVAGYSNVQSLLIILTSYMFILVAILRSRSAEGRKKAFSTCGSHLTVVTIFYGTLFCMHLRRPTEESVEQGKMVAVFYTTVIPMLNPMIYGLRNKDVKEALRKVITQSC, encoded by the coding sequence ATGTCCAGAAGAAACTACACTGAAGTGACAGAATTTATTCTCTTGGGCCTAACAAGTCGTCCAGGGTTGCAAGTTGCTTTTTTTGTGCTGTTCCTCATGGTCTACATAGTCACTGTGATAGGAAATGTGGGCATGATTGTTTTAATCAAAATTGATTCTCGACTCCACActcccatgtacttcttcctctcaaGTCTGTCTGTTCTAGATCTGTGTTTCTCCACAAATGTCACCCCCAAAATGCTAGAAAATTTCTTATCAGAGAAGAAGACCATCTCATATGCAGGCTGCTTGGTGCAGTGCTATATCGTCATTGCTGTGGTCCTCACAGAGCACTGCATGTTGGCTGTCATGGCATATGACCGCTACATGGCTATCTGTAATCCACTGCTCTACAGTAGCAGGATGTCCAAGAGTGTCTGTGTCCGCCTGGTCATTGTTCCTTATGTCTATGGCTTCCTCCTTAGTGTGATGGAGACCTTGAGGACCTACAACCTCCATTTCTGTGGCGCTAATGAAATTAATCATTTCTACTGTGCTGATCCTCCTCTTATCAAGCTAGCATGTTCTGACACCTACAGCAAAGAGCTATCGATGTACATAGTCGCTGGCTACAGCAACGTCCAGTCCCTCCTGATCATTCTCACATCCTACATGTTCATCCTGGTCGCCATCCTTCGAAGCCGCTCtgcagaaggaagaaagaaagcttTCTCCACATGTGGCTCCCACCTGACAGTGGTCACAATCTTCTATGGAACCCTCTTCTGCATGCATTTGAGACGTCCCACAGAGGAGTCCGTGGAGCAGGGCAAAATGGTGGCTGTGTTTTACACCACAGTGATCCCCATGCTGAACCCCATGATCTATGGCCTCAGGAACAAGGATGTGAAAGAGGCATTGAGAAAA